The Podospora pseudocomata strain CBS 415.72m chromosome 3, whole genome shotgun sequence genome window below encodes:
- the DCL2 gene encoding Dicer-like protein 2 (COG:A; EggNog:ENOG503NX67), whose protein sequence is MGKIQACIAVWASTHQYYHPLTLVRPAVAYPHSSLFRPNLFRRCFGRWGRKGHINFFFALKGYQSFLLPPLCSEDHSRHKSFFCLRSTPAMESKDIRNTMADEPKASSSDEDGLQGVEEALQAEALAENVYQVSSDTEDTSGTETPPEVKTSPEVIMTARAYQVEMFQESLQRNIIVAMDTGSGKTQVAILRIQEELGRSPKLIWFLAPTVQLAAQQFEVIEKQIPGVQSRFICGADNVQAWKFKTGVWQAVLTNVRIVVSTYQILFDAAVAHAFVPLESISLLVIDEAHNCVGMNPVARLMRESYAKLKQEGKPVPHILGLTASPLMRSNLAGIETLEQTLDAICRTPCRHRDELMAQVNRPEMKAFIYGDLPEPQNATPSSSNMTRLIDTLRQMDITADPHIIRLREENTERSREALKSAIMSRDTQSQKQMKALFARAREMRMNLGPWAAEYYINRVVTEFLKVGSPPAPSVHNLWDGEKAYLSATLQGIKPEAPPSLPDNLSRKVQALLQILASHKGNPVGIVFVTERATASVLSHVLSVHPVLESRYSVESMVGTSKLPGGKHSFLDLTTKEDIESLHRFRKGKVNLLVATSVLEEGIDVPVCNLVICFDKPSNLKSFIQRRGRARMNESELWVLFKDDQDQSLEEWKELEQEMKRKYEDELREIAGLEQMEQSEADDYPKMTDPTTGAQMTIHDAKQHLDHFCSTLSTRKFVNWAPFYIIHDLEGNPIDARKPGLRAATVNLPVSLSPSLRRAESLRTWPSEAFACKDAAFQAYKKLYEAGLIDKNMLPARTTPGLVEVGKTEGITTVEVQYNPWLEVSKAWESSTKLYSRRVTISSEDGTHWAQLDLSLPIPVPLIRDQVIHSERKTSWTISMGAAHERKYDKDNRDHTYGLLAMAYGHRFPIEKKQYPIRLFSPEEEITIDRMAALEFNRDSLANCSQSYLIRDVDSANHPYFFREWLPKKPPMNMIKSVFKGFEEAPEDVPYVSVQAFPKRAGQFRKLPDAFIHRLPSGKPYPRVILASQVKVDKIPTVFAHVGLMLPALTAAVGDYLVARDLLDGSLQTTGITGLDLVVTAITASGARRSIDYERIEFLGDSILKFCTTINCSAQYLHFPEGFLSATKDKIVSNYRLCKAAIDFGLARYIINTAYTTDKWRPVFVEDYLERTDNPSADGPKTREMSTKTLADVVEALIGASHISGGINKALACISQFLPEAKWQSIDHGRQVLYDEAPDDEPLPPNMHLLEKLIGYTFKKKSLLIEAMTHPSFNMQDTRASLDRLEFLGDAILDYLVVESLFSLREPLTGLPLENSKLHLLRTALVNADILGFLVMEWAIEEERYNAEVILPNPTSNPYLSPSRRTSSSSTNPPEINLISTTAKFPLWSFLRYTSPEMGEHILSTQSRHSFLRDEIRHALDRGEKYPWPALTRLQAQKFYGDVFESLMGAVWVDSGDLEECRGLMERIGIMGVMERLVREGVHCLHPKEELGLLAAGRAVEYRVEENEEGQWECAVVWAETGEEVVRVGGARKGEEARVRGADAAVGVLKAEKEVREQEKRRVMLENLGKDVVVDA, encoded by the exons ATGGGCAAGATCCAAGCG TGCATTGCTGTGTGGGCCTCCACACATCAGTACTACCACCCTTTGACCTTAGTGAGGCCTGCGGTGGCTTACCCACACTCCAGTTTGTTTCGTCCCAATCTGTTCCGCCGCTGCTTTGGAAGATGGGGACGAAAAGGCCATATAAATTTCTTCTTTGCTTTAAAAGGCTATCAGAGTTTTTTACTTCCGCCACTTTGCTCGGAAGACCATTCACGCCACAAATCCTTTTTCTGTTTACGCTCAACGCCGGCTATGGAGTCAAAGGATATTAGGAACACGATGGCAGATGAGCCCAaggcatcctcttctgatgaagatggacttcagggggtggaagaggcccTGCAGGCGGAGGCATTGGCAGAGAATGTCTACCAAGTGTCCTCGGACACTGAAGACACAAGTGGAACTGAGACGCCCCCTGAAGTCAAGACCTCTCCTGAGGTGATCATGACCGCGAGAGCATACCAAGTCGAAATGTTTCAGGAGAGTCTACAGCGGAACATCATCGTTGCA ATGGACACAGGAAGCGGAAAAACTCAAGT AGCGATACTTCGAATTCAGGAAGAGCTCGGAAGGAGCCCCAAG CTTATCTGGTTCCTTGCTCCTACCGTTCAGCTTGCCGCCCAACAGTTTGAGGTCATCGAAAAACAGATACCAGGAGTTCAGTCAAGGTTCATCTGCGGCGCGGACAATGTTCAAGCCTGGAAGTTTAAGACTGGTGTTTGGCAGGCGGTCCTCACCAATGTCCGGATCGTTGTGTCTACGTACCAGATCTTGTTTGATGCTGCCGTAGCACACGCTTTTGTGCCCTTGGAATCTATTAGTCTTCTCGTCATCGATGAAG CCCATAACTGTGTCGGCATGAATCCTGTGGCTAGACTTATGAGAGAGTCGTACGCCAAGCTGAAGCAGGAGGGGAAACCCGTCCCTCACATTCTGGGTCTCACGGCTAGCCCTTTGATGAGGTCCAATCTCGCTGGTATAGAAACACTCGAGCAGACCCTTGATGCAATCTGCAGGACGCCCTGTAGGCACCGCGACGAGCTTATGGCTCAGGTGAACCGCCCAGAGATGAAAGCATTCATATACGGAGACCTTCCTGAACCTCAAAATGCCACCCCATCGTCTTCAAACATGACCAGGCTCATCGACACCTTACGACAGATGGATATTACGGCCGATCCTCACATCATACGACTCCGTGAGGAGAACACGGAGCGTAGTCGTGAGGCTCTGAAAAGCGCCATCATGTCTCGCGATACTCAGTCACAGAAGCAGATGAAGGCGCTGTTTgcaagagcaagagagaTGAGGATGAACCTAGGACCGTGGGCGGCGGAATATTACATCAACAGAGTTGTCACTGAGTTTCTCAAAGTTGGCAGTCCACCCGCCCCATCGGTTCACAACCTTTGGGATGGGGAAAAGGCCTATCTTTCGGCTACACTTCAGGGTATTAAACCTGAAGCACCGCCGAGCCTTCCAGATAACCTCTCCCGCAAAGTTCAAGCCTTGCTACAAATTCTCGCCTCCCATAAAGGCAACCCCGTGGGAATCGTTTTTGTCACGGAGAGGGCAACCGCTTCGGTCCTTTCGCATGTTCTCTCGGTACATCCCGTTCTCGAGTCTCGCTACTCCGTGGAGTCTATGGTTGGCACATCAAAACTTCCTGGGGGCAAGCACAGTTTTCTCGATCTCACCACGAAAGAGGACATTGAGTCTCTGCACCGGTTCAGAAAGGGCAAGGTCAACTTGCTGGTGGCTACAAGCGTTCTCGAGGAAGGCATCGATGTACCCGTGTGCAACTTGGTCATCTGCTTTGACAAGCCCAGCAACCTCAAGTCGTTCATCCAGAGACGAGGGAGGGCTCGTATGAACGAGTCGGAACTCTGGGTTCTTTTCAAAGATGATCAGGACCAGTCTctggaggagtggaaggagcTCGAGCAGGAGATGAAGCGCAAATACGAAGACGAATTACGGGAAATAGCAGGGCTTGAGCAGATGGAACAATCCGAGGCGGATGATTATCCCAAGATGACAGACCCAACAACAGGGGCACAGATGACCATCCACGACGCAAAGCAACATCTCGATCATTTCTGCTCAACCTTGTCCACCAGGAAGTTTGTCAACTGGGCGCCGTTTTACATTATCCACGATCTGGAGGGAAACCCCATCGACGCTCGCAAACCCGGCCTTCGGGCCGCCACTGTGAACTTGCCCGTCTCACTGTCCCCGAGTTTGCGTCGTGCAGAAAGCCTGCGGACCTGGCCCTCGGAGGCTTTTGCTTGCAAAGACGCCGCTTTCCAGGCTTACAAGAAGCTCTACGAGGCGGGTTTGATCGACAAGAACATGCTGCCTGCCAGAACAACGCCTGGCTTGGTGGAAGTTGGAAAAACGGAGGGGATCACCACTGTTGAGGTGCAATATAATCCCTGGCTGGAGGTATCAAAGGCTTGGGAGAGCAGCACTAAGCTGTACAGTCGGCGTGTGACAATATCCAGCGAGGACGGCACACATTGGGCACAGCTGGACCTTTCGCTTCCAATCCCCGTTCCTTTGATAAGAGATCAAGTCATTCATTCGGAGCGCAAAACATCTTGGACTATATCCATGGGGGCTGCTCATGAGAGAAAGTATGACAAGGACAATCGAGATCACACTTATGGTTTGCTCGCGATGGCCTACGGACATCGGTTCCCGATAGAGAAGAAACAATATCCCATCCGTCTTTTCTCgccagaggaggagattacTATTGACCGCATGGCCGCATTGGAATTCAACCGCGACTCTCTCGCCAACTGTTCTCAGTCTTACCTCATCCGGGATGTTGACAGCGCCAACCACCCCTATTTCTTTAGAGAGTGGCTTCCAAAGAAGCCTCCCATGAACATGATCAAGTCCGTGTTTAAGGGGTTCGAGGAGGCCCCAGAGGACGTCCCTTATGTGTCTGTGCAGGCGTTCCCCAAGAGGGCAGGTCAATTCCGCAAGTTACCCGATGCTTTCATTCACCGGCTACCCAGCGGGAAGCCTTACCCGCGAGTGATTCTTGCGAGCCAGGTCAAAGTCGACAAGATCCCAACTGTGTTTGCCCATGTCGGTCTGATGCTTCCCGCTCTTACGGCTGCAGTGGGTGACTATCTTGTTGCCAGAGACCTGCTGGATGGGTCGCTGCAAACGACCGGGATCACGGGTCTGGATCTGGTGGTCACGGCCATCACAGCATcgggggcgaggaggtcaatCGACTATGAAAGAATTGAGTTTCTGGGAGATTCCATTCTCAAGTTTTGCACAACTATCAACTGCTCGGCACAGT ACCTCCACTTCCCAGAAGGCTTCCTCTCGGCGACCAAAGACAAGATCGTCTCCAACTACCGTCTCTGCAAAGCTGCCATAGATTTCGGACTCGCCCGCTACATCATCAACACTGCCTACACGACAGACAAGTGGCGGCCCGTGTTTGTGGAAGATTACCTCGAGCGCACCGACAACCCTTCTGCCGATGGACCGAAAACCAGGGAGATGTCGACCAAAACCCTCGCCGATGTGGTAGAAGCCTTGATCGGCGCCTCCCACATCAGCGGCGGTATCAACAAAGCCCTCGCTTGTATTTCTCAGTTTCTCCCCGAGGCCAAATGGCAGAGCATCGACCACGGCCGCCAGGTCCTCTACGACGAAGCCCCCGACGACGAGCCCCTCCCTCCTAACATGCACCTTCTGGAGAAACTGATCGGGTATACTTTCAAGAAAAAGTCCCTCCTCATCGAGGCAATGACCCATCCCTCTTTCAACATGCAAGATACCCGCGCCTCCCTCGACAGGCTAGAATTTCTTGGCGACGCGATACTAGACTACCTCGTTGTCGaatccctcttctccctccgcgAACCACTGACCGGTCTCCCCCTCGAAAACTCCAAGCTCCACCTTTTACGCACCGCCCTTGTCAACGCCGACattttggggtttttggtgatggagtgGGCCATCGAAGAGGAAAGATACAACGCTGAAGTCATCCTCCCTAATCCCACTTCCAACCcatacctctccccctcacGACGAACTTCTAGTTCAAGCACTAACCCCCCAGAGATCAACCTCATCAGCACCACGGCCAAATTCCCGCTGTGGTCATTCCTGCGGTACACCTCGCCCGAAATGGGCGAGCACATCCTCTCTACCCAATCCCGGCATTCTTTTCTCCGCGACGAAATCCGTCACGCCCTTGACCGCGGCGAAAAATACCCCTGGCCCGCGCTTACAAGACTCCAAGCACAAAAGTTTTATGGCGATGTTTTTGAGAGCTTGATGGGAGCTGTCTGGGTTGATAGTGGGGATTTGGAAGAGTgcagggggttgatggaacGAATTGGGATcatgggggtgatggagaggttggtgagggagggggtgcacTGTTTGCATccgaaggaggagttggggcTTTTGGCGGCGGGAAGGGCGGTGGAGTATAGGGTTGAGGAGAATGAGGAAGGGCAGTGGGAGTGTGCTGTTGTTTGGGcggagacgggggaggaggtggttagggttgggggtgcgaggaagggggaggaggctagGGTTAGGGGGGCTGATGCTGCGGTTGGGGTGTtgaaggcggagaaggaggtaAGGGaacaggagaagaggagggtgatgttggagaaCTTGGGAAaggatgtggttgttgatgcgTGA
- a CDS encoding hypothetical protein (COG:D; COG:Z; EggNog:ENOG503P7JR), with translation MVFYTGQQLSYIKVPNIIITMSLYAAGLNAWSQLDFDTTKKDQQPDDIFTFTCLLEDKDIDYIRPFPSYTLVYTTTTPFSPTYTAGLVPKLHQQLSTSHPDHYHHFAEASNDIVVVPNHPTNPHPLQYPSLTTLLSPSSQPISYPTLHLAQVTPYATGFLALSPQNPTSSPGATPATPPSSPALVPLPTPHHPHPIPDLSSLPTGPVTKLSSSPSGCLVAALTAGHDLYLWGHPSRCSTWYPDIPDSPEPVVIGDDNEKDIKDVAVGQSHVLVLTTDDEIWGRGDNSSGQLGLGRETKLVTEWTRLKGEFDHDKKKIKGVWAGERNSFVVVQP, from the exons ATGGTTTTTTATACAGGCCAGCAGTTGTCATACATAAAAGTTCCAAACATCATAATTACCATGTCACTCTATGCAGCAGGCCTCAACGCCTGGAGCCAATTAGACTTTGACACCACCAAAAAAGACCAACAACCAGACGACATCTTCACTTTCACTTGCCTTctcgaggacaaggacaTAGACTATATCCGTCCATTTCCATCATATACCCTAG TctacacaaccaccacccccttctcaccaaCCTACACAGCCGGCCTGGTCCCAAAACTCCACCAACAACTCTCAACCTCGCACCCAgaccactaccaccacttCGCTGAAGCCTCCAACGACATAGTAGTAG taccaaaccacccaacaaacccccaccccctccaatacccctccctcaccaccctcctctccccctcctcccaacccatctCCTACCCCACCCTTCACCTTGCCCAAGTAACCCCCTACGCAACCGGTTTCCTCGCCCTTTCCCCCCAGAATCCCACGTCCTCTCCTGGGGCGACCCCCGctacccccccctcctctcccgcccttgttcccctcccaaccccccatcacccccatcccatccccgacctctcctccctccccacagGCCCAGTAACGAaactctcctcctctccctcaggCTGCTTGGTAGCAGCCCTAACAGCCGGCCACGACCTCTACCTCTGGGGCCACCCAAGCCGCTGCTCAACCTGGTACCCTGACATCCCCGACTCTCCCGAACCCGTCGTAATAGGCGACGACAACGAAAAAGATATTAAAGACGTAGCAGTCGGCCAGTCACACGTCCTAGTTCTAACCACCGACGACGAAATCTGGGGACGGGGAGACAACTCCTCTGGCCAACTCGGTTTAGGCAGAGAAACAAAACTAGTCACAGAATGGACAAGACTAAAGGGGGAGTTTGATCacgacaaaaagaaaataaaggGGGTTTGGGCGGGAGAAAGAAATTCatttgttgttgtccagcCTTGA
- a CDS encoding hypothetical protein (CAZy:GH72; COG:G; EggNog:ENOG503NY3X) translates to MKLSWPTAIAALAVATTVEAIGPISSVGNKLFTPDGKQFFVKGIAYQLSPDDPLIDTEQCKRDVELMKELGPNTIRVYHVDADKNHDGCMKAFNDAGITALIDLDTFDTYIEPAKPAWTKRMHDRYAEVMDAFIKYDNVLGFFVGNEIISTEAHSQAAPFIKAAVRDMKAHRNAKNYREVPIGYSAADIAELRPMLQDYLTCGGNSSENVDFFALNSYEWCDPSTYETSGYENLQKQAKDFPVPIFFSETGCNVPGPRLFDDQLAIFGPKMRNDWSGAIVYEWIQEENRYGLIQYENPTKEEDVVNGVVRSGTPKPVQPDFDNLKEKWEQVGQPTGVVKDSYDAKHVSVRPCPEATQGGWLVKGNVKLPAVGETFTGTYESVPSATVAPTTAGGDEGTGTAANPASETQNPAAPTKVVFRGMVAGLVGVMLFFTVWF, encoded by the exons ATGAAGCTTTCTTGGCCTACCGCGATTGCGGCGCTGGCCGTTGCCACAACCGTTGAAGCCATTGGCCCTATTTCTTCTGTCGGGAACAAGCTTTTTACTCCGGATGGGAAGCAGTTTTTTGTCAAGG GCATTGCTTATCAGTTGTCGCCAG ACGACCCCCTGATTGACACTGAGCAGTGCAAGCGCGATGTTGAGCTCATGAAGGAGTTGGGTCCCAACACCATTAGGGTCTACCATGTTGACGCGGACAAGAACCACGACGGCTGCATGAAGGCTTTCAATGATGCTGGGATTACGGCTTTGATCGATTTGGATACGTTTGATACGTACATTGAGCCT GCCAAACCCGCCTGGACCAAACGGATGCACGACCGCTACGCCGAGGTCATGGACGCCTTCATCAAGTACGACAACGTCCTGGGCTTCTTCGTCGGCAACGAAATCATTTCCACCGAAGCCCACTCCCAGGCGGCCCCCTTCATCAAGGCGGCTGTTCGCGACATGAAAGCCCACCGTAACGCCAAAAACTACCGCGAGGTCCCCATCGGGTACTCGGCGGCTGACATTGCCGAGCTTCGCCCAATGCTCCAAGACTATTTGACATGCGGCGGAAACTCGTCCGAGAATGTCGACTTCTTCGCGTTGAATAGCTACGAGTGGTGCGACCCTTCCACCTACGAGACTTCTGGCTACGAGAACTTGCAGAAGCAGGCCAAGGACTTCCCGGTGCCCATCTTTTTTAGTGAGACGGGGTGCAACGTTCCCGGCCCGAGGCTGTTTGACGACCAGCTTGCCATTTTTGGGCCAAAGATGAGGAATGATTGGTCGGGCGCGATTGTTTATGAGTGGATTCAGGAGGAGAATAGGTATGGGTTGATTCAGTATGAGAATccgaccaaggaggaggatgtggtgaaTGGTGTGGTGAGGAGTGGGACGCCGAAGCCGGTGCAGCCTGATTTTGACAATTTGAAGGAGAAGTGGGAGCAGGTTGGGCAGCcgacgggggtggtgaaggacaGTTATGATGCTAAGCATGTCTCGGTCAGGCCTTGCCCGGAGGCGACgcagggggggtggttggtgaaggggaaTGTCAAGTTGCCGGCGGTGGGTGAGACGTTTACGGGGACGTATGAGAGTGTGCCTAGTGCTACTGTTGCTCCGACGACTGCtggaggggatgaggggaCGGGCACAGCTGCCAATCCGGCCAGTGAGACGCAGAATCCCGCTGCGCCGACCAAGGTTGTGTTTagggggatggtggcggggttggtgggagtGATGTTGTTTTTTACGGTGTGGTTTTag
- a CDS encoding hypothetical protein (EggNog:ENOG503NYW3) encodes MADFEANQLPQPITPSPKIPKELSFENVVKNQTASPCSLPDFTLYLTHSSHSPEILHFFLWYWDYVQRWSQLLPRQKALSPAWDPEKATEGPRAARFITYSHKRARSLRMEKVLAVMDISSPHSDEQPEKEGDMSRSRSSSASSTVTTASAVSVVVSGQPRTPSSSISGILSPTESMRGCSWQPFTIQPNHPELSRITKLFLSSPETLKYLSQHDREQCIRAVQHTTHPTALLPAFMSVESTLRNLLHPAFIRHSITNANTARLVFTGVICAILALLGLIVEMVLILSKQSPYLRVLGLLFFWPGLTGLFASIKGLDVYLHFQQKRQLRPWEQTSLPLFHSPSTDKNEKRGHERMDTTSTSISSTAPFTPTGVDTRDREQNTTWEEQYRQQSWKKKTFTTAVPVESKPLIVLQDRIIFLSILWASISSSGLTVAVLFIPARNLF; translated from the exons ATGGCGGACTTTGAAGCAAACCAGCTCCCCCAACCAataaccccttcccccaagaTCCCAAAAGAGCTCTCCTTCGAAAATGTAGTCAAGAACCAAACAGCCTCC CCctgctccctccccgacttcaCACTCTACCTaacccactcctcccactcccccgaAATCCtccacttcttcctctggTACTGGGACTACGTCCAACGCTGgtcccaactcctccctcgccaaaaaGCCCTATCCCCAGCATGGGATCCAGAAAAAGCCACCGAAGGCCCAAGAGCAGCGAGGTTTATCACTTACAGCCACAAACGGGCcaggagcttgaggatggagaaggtgCTCGCAGTTATGGACATCAGTTCCCCTCATTCTGACGAGCAGCCCGAGAAGGAAGGTGATATGTCAAGAAGCCGGTCGAGTTCAGCTTCTTCTACTGTTACAACAGCGAGCGCTGTGTCGGTTGTTGTTTCGGGGCAACCGAGGACGCCGTCGTCTTCTATAAGTGGGATTTTGAGCCCGACCGAGTCGATGAGAGGGTGTAGTTGGCAGCCAT TCAccatccaacccaaccaccccgaACTCTCCCGCATAACAAagctcttcctctcctctcccgaGACGTTGAAATATCTATCACAGCACGACAGAGAGCAGTGCATACGTGCGGTGCAGCATACAACCCACCCTACCGCCCTACTTCCGGCATTCATGTCGGTCGAGTCGACACTAAGAAACCTGCTTCATCCAGCTTTCATCCGCCACTCGATTACCAACGCAAACACTGCTCGGCTTGTCTTCACGGGTGTAATCTGCGCCATCCTCGCGCTACTAGGGCTCATCGTcgagatggtgttgatccTCTCAAAGCAATCCCCCTACCTACGAGTCCTCGGGTTGCTATTCTTCTGGCCCGGGCTTACCGGGTTGTTCGCCTCTATCAAAGGGCTGGATGTATACCTCCACTTTCAACAAAAACGCCAACTTCGCCCTTGGGAGCAAACCTCCCTTCCACTCTTCCACTCGCCCTCGACCGACAAGAAtgagaaaagggggcatGAGAGGATGGACAcgaccagcaccagcatcagTTCCACAGCCCCATTTACCCCGACAGGCGTCGACACAAGAGACAGAGAGCAAAATACCACCTGGGAGGAACAATACCGACAACAGAgctggaagaaaaaaacctTCACCACCGCAGTCCCAGTAGAAAGCAAACCTCTGATCGTCCTGCAAGACCGAATCATCTTCCTGTCGATACTCTGGGCCAGCATCTCGTCATCTGGCCTGACAGTGGCGGTGTTGTTCATCCCGGCAAGAAATCTCTTCTAA